In one Streptomyces sp. T12 genomic region, the following are encoded:
- a CDS encoding type II toxin-antitoxin system PemK/MazF family toxin has translation MSTFTDENVPGRYGPTATAEADPREVGKVRTEYSPAHDGDPDPGEIVWTWVPFEENDGRGKDRPVLVVAREAAGTFLAVQLSSKRHDGDREWVAIGSGPWDRSGRDSWVDVDRILRLHEEGMRREACALDRGRFNLVRHRLHERYGWS, from the coding sequence GTGAGCACGTTTACCGACGAGAACGTCCCGGGCCGCTACGGCCCCACCGCCACCGCTGAGGCCGACCCGCGCGAGGTCGGCAAGGTGCGCACCGAGTACTCCCCCGCGCACGACGGCGACCCCGACCCCGGGGAGATCGTCTGGACCTGGGTGCCCTTCGAGGAGAACGACGGGCGGGGCAAGGACCGCCCGGTGCTCGTGGTGGCCCGGGAGGCGGCCGGCACCTTCCTGGCCGTGCAGCTGTCGAGCAAGCGGCATGACGGGGACCGCGAGTGGGTGGCCATCGGCAGCGGGCCCTGGGACCGGTCCGGCCGCGACTCCTGGGTGGACGTGGACCGCATCCTGCGTCTGCACGAGGAGGGGATGCGCCGGGAGGCGTGCGCGCTGGACCGCGGGCGGTTCAACCTGGTGCGGCACCGGCTGCACGAGCGGTACGGCTGGAGCTGA
- a CDS encoding amidase: MTRDRAAGLAESARALADGEVTSRALVAAALARIEATQGTLNAFRVVRAEAALVEAKAADAELAAGVRRPLLGVPVAVKDDMDVAGEPTAFGCGGEFPPVTEDGEAVRRLRAAGAVIVGKTNTCELGQWPFTEGPAFGATRNPWHPDHTPGGSSGGSAAAVAAGLVPAALGSDGAGSVRIPASWTHLIGIKPQRGRISTWPRGESFQGITVNGTLARTVADAALLLDAAAGNHDLDPHRPPAINASEAVGRDPGRLRIALSLKPPFTAVPARLQPEVRARVVQLAEKLSALGHTVEEADPPYGQIGLTFVPRATVGIAEWVSVTPSPALLDPRTRGAARLGRLLGGVPLRAARRAEAVLHRRIGAFYESYDVILTPTTAAPPPRIGAMLGLGGFATDRAMIAACPYAWPWNVLGWPGVNVPAGFVDGLPVGAQLLGPANSEPLLISLAAQLEAELRWHELWPPQQGEEEPVAVG, from the coding sequence ATGACACGCGACCGTGCCGCAGGCCTCGCCGAGTCCGCCCGAGCGCTGGCTGACGGGGAGGTGACGTCACGGGCGCTCGTCGCGGCGGCGCTGGCGCGGATCGAGGCGACCCAAGGGACCCTCAACGCCTTCCGGGTGGTCCGGGCCGAGGCCGCCCTCGTCGAGGCGAAGGCCGCCGACGCGGAGCTCGCCGCCGGGGTGCGCAGGCCACTGCTGGGCGTACCGGTCGCGGTGAAGGACGACATGGACGTGGCGGGCGAGCCGACCGCGTTCGGCTGCGGTGGGGAGTTCCCGCCGGTCACCGAGGACGGCGAGGCGGTACGGCGGCTGCGCGCCGCCGGTGCCGTGATCGTCGGCAAGACCAACACCTGCGAGCTGGGGCAGTGGCCGTTCACCGAGGGGCCCGCCTTCGGCGCGACCCGCAATCCATGGCACCCGGACCACACGCCGGGCGGCTCGTCCGGCGGTTCCGCGGCCGCCGTCGCCGCAGGCCTGGTGCCCGCCGCGCTCGGCTCGGACGGCGCCGGCTCGGTGCGGATCCCCGCGTCCTGGACCCATCTGATCGGCATCAAGCCACAGCGCGGCCGCATCTCCACCTGGCCGCGCGGCGAGTCGTTCCAGGGCATCACCGTCAACGGCACCCTCGCCCGTACGGTGGCCGACGCGGCCCTCCTGCTGGACGCGGCCGCCGGCAACCACGATCTCGACCCGCACCGGCCACCGGCGATCAACGCCTCCGAGGCCGTGGGCCGCGACCCCGGCCGACTGCGCATCGCGCTCTCGCTCAAGCCGCCCTTCACCGCCGTGCCCGCCCGGCTGCAACCCGAGGTGCGGGCCAGGGTCGTCCAACTCGCCGAGAAACTAAGCGCGTTGGGGCACACCGTCGAGGAGGCGGATCCGCCGTACGGCCAGATCGGACTGACCTTCGTCCCCCGCGCGACGGTCGGCATCGCCGAGTGGGTGAGCGTGACCCCGTCCCCCGCGCTCCTCGACCCGCGCACCCGGGGCGCCGCCCGGCTGGGCCGGCTCCTCGGCGGGGTGCCGCTGCGCGCGGCCCGGCGCGCGGAGGCGGTTCTGCACCGTCGTATCGGCGCGTTCTACGAGTCGTACGACGTGATCCTGACCCCCACCACGGCCGCTCCCCCACCCCGGATCGGCGCGATGCTCGGGCTCGGCGGCTTCGCCACCGACCGCGCGATGATCGCCGCCTGCCCCTACGCCTGGCCGTGGAACGTGCTGGGCTGGCCCGGCGTCAACGTCCCGGCCGGATTCGTGGACGGGCTGCCCGTCGGCGCCCAGTTGCTGGGGCCGGCGAACAGCGAGCCCCTGCTGATCTCGCTGGCCGCGCAGTTGGAGGCGGAGCTGCGCTGGCACGAGCTGTGGCCGCCGCAGCAGGGCGAGGAGGAACCCGTCGCGGTCGGCTGA
- a CDS encoding flotillin family protein, which yields MPMVVGVVAGAAVAAVLVLIGVFKMMWRVAEPNEALIISGSKHRTEGIEEGMGFRIVTGRGTLVLPGVQAVRKLSLDLNETELQVDCVTHQGIPLKVRGVVIFKVGDDFVSIANAARRFLDQQKLMSERVHNVFAGHLRSIVGGLTVEDMIRDREKLTGQTRAACGTEMEKLGLIVDSLQIHEIEDPTGYIQNLAMPHAAAVQRDARIAQAEANRLATEAEQQSFARMAEATRDSEILQAGYQAERDKAGAKARQAGPLADAAARQEVVVQETRVAELEAHRREQQLQADVRKPADAQAYEKRTLAEAERDARISAAQAKAKETELAAAAEATRVKTAAGAEAEATKTRGAATAAATRATGEAEAAAAQARGLAEAEATKAQGLAEAEAIKARATALAENQEAVVAQQLAENWPEIVRAGASAFGNVDNMVLLNGADGMADMFAKALTMGGTGLGLARQLLASMNQNGQASKEASPLNGLAQKVPMDVPMDEK from the coding sequence ATGCCGATGGTTGTCGGCGTCGTTGCGGGGGCGGCAGTTGCCGCCGTCCTCGTTCTGATCGGTGTGTTCAAGATGATGTGGCGGGTCGCGGAGCCGAACGAGGCGCTCATCATCTCCGGCTCCAAGCACCGTACGGAAGGCATCGAGGAGGGCATGGGCTTCCGTATCGTCACCGGGCGCGGCACCCTGGTGCTGCCCGGTGTGCAGGCGGTGCGCAAGCTGTCGCTGGACCTGAACGAGACCGAGCTGCAGGTGGACTGCGTGACCCACCAGGGCATTCCGCTGAAGGTGCGGGGCGTGGTCATCTTCAAGGTGGGCGACGACTTCGTGTCGATCGCGAACGCGGCCCGCCGCTTCCTGGACCAGCAGAAGCTGATGTCGGAGCGGGTGCACAACGTCTTCGCCGGTCATCTGCGGTCCATCGTGGGCGGGTTGACGGTCGAGGACATGATCCGCGACCGCGAGAAGCTCACCGGGCAGACGCGTGCGGCGTGCGGTACGGAGATGGAGAAGCTCGGGCTCATCGTCGACTCGCTGCAGATCCACGAGATCGAGGACCCGACCGGGTACATCCAGAACCTCGCCATGCCGCACGCGGCGGCCGTCCAGCGGGACGCGCGCATCGCGCAGGCGGAGGCGAACCGGCTGGCCACGGAGGCGGAGCAGCAGTCGTTCGCGCGGATGGCCGAGGCGACCCGGGACAGCGAGATCCTGCAGGCCGGCTACCAGGCCGAGCGCGACAAGGCTGGCGCCAAGGCCCGGCAGGCCGGTCCGCTCGCCGACGCGGCCGCCCGGCAGGAGGTCGTCGTCCAGGAGACGCGGGTCGCCGAACTGGAGGCGCACCGGCGCGAGCAGCAGCTCCAGGCCGATGTCCGCAAGCCCGCGGACGCGCAGGCGTACGAGAAGCGCACGCTGGCCGAGGCCGAGCGCGACGCGCGGATCTCGGCGGCGCAGGCCAAGGCGAAGGAGACGGAGCTGGCTGCCGCGGCCGAGGCGACCCGGGTCAAGACGGCCGCGGGTGCCGAGGCCGAGGCGACCAAGACGCGCGGTGCGGCCACGGCGGCCGCCACCCGGGCCACCGGTGAGGCCGAAGCGGCCGCGGCCCAGGCCAGGGGTCTGGCGGAGGCCGAGGCGACCAAGGCGCAGGGCCTCGCGGAGGCGGAGGCCATCAAGGCCCGTGCCACCGCCCTCGCCGAGAACCAGGAGGCCGTGGTCGCCCAGCAACTCGCCGAGAACTGGCCGGAGATCGTCAGGGCCGGCGCGTCCGCGTTCGGCAACGTCGACAACATGGTGCTGCTCAACGGCGCCGACGGCATGGCGGACATGTTCGCCAAGGCGCTGACCATGGGCGGCACGGGACTCGGGCTGGCCCGTCAGCTGCTCGCCTCGATGAACCAGAACGGGCAGGCGTCGAAGGAGGCTTCGCCGCTCAACGGGCTCGCCCAGAAGGTACCGATGGACGTGCCGATGGACGAGAAGTGA